The proteins below come from a single Pedobacter aquae genomic window:
- the bshA gene encoding N-acetyl-alpha-D-glucosaminyl L-malate synthase BshA, translating to MRIGIVCYPTFGGSGVVATELGKALADNGHQVHFITYSQPARLDFFSENLFYHEVSVSNYPLFDYAPYELALSSKMVDVARFEKLDILHVHYAIPHASAAFMAKQILATYGIHIPVVTTLHGTDITLVGKDLTYKPVVTFSINKSDGVTAVSEDLKKATYDHFDIQREIRVIPNFIDLQRFSLKAKDHFKKAIAPFGERILVHTSNFRKVKRTQDVVHIFKQILTKVPAKLLMVGDGPERVNCEALCRELEVCEHVRFLGKQDAVEEILSVSDLFLMPSESESFGLAALEAMACKVPVISSNTGGLPELNVNGVTGFLNNVGDVDGMATNAIYILQDNQILQTFKENAIKRAKEFDLSLILPVYEKYYEEVIEKSKVAI from the coding sequence ATGAGAATAGGTATTGTTTGTTATCCCACGTTTGGTGGAAGCGGTGTTGTAGCTACAGAATTAGGTAAGGCACTTGCTGATAATGGCCATCAGGTTCATTTTATTACCTACAGCCAGCCTGCTCGTTTAGATTTCTTTTCAGAAAATTTATTCTATCATGAAGTTTCTGTTTCAAATTATCCACTTTTTGATTACGCCCCATATGAGTTAGCTTTATCTAGCAAGATGGTTGATGTTGCCAGATTCGAAAAACTCGATATTTTACATGTTCATTATGCTATTCCACATGCATCGGCAGCGTTTATGGCAAAGCAAATATTAGCAACTTATGGAATACATATCCCTGTGGTTACAACCTTGCATGGTACAGATATTACTTTGGTAGGGAAAGATTTAACCTACAAACCTGTAGTTACGTTCTCTATCAATAAATCTGATGGGGTTACAGCTGTTTCTGAGGATTTGAAAAAAGCTACTTACGACCATTTTGATATCCAAAGAGAGATACGTGTAATACCCAATTTTATAGATTTACAAAGATTTAGCCTAAAAGCTAAAGACCATTTCAAAAAAGCTATAGCCCCTTTTGGAGAAAGAATTTTAGTACATACTTCAAACTTTAGGAAAGTGAAGCGTACACAAGATGTTGTTCATATTTTTAAACAAATTTTAACTAAAGTGCCAGCTAAACTTTTAATGGTAGGTGATGGTCCAGAGCGTGTTAATTGCGAGGCTTTATGTCGCGAGTTAGAAGTTTGCGAACACGTACGTTTCTTGGGTAAGCAAGATGCGGTAGAAGAGATTCTATCCGTATCGGATTTATTTTTGATGCCTTCAGAGTCTGAAAGTTTTGGTTTAGCCGCTTTAGAAGCAATGGCTTGTAAGGTTCCTGTTATTTCTTCCAATACCGGAGGCTTACCAGAGCTTAATGTAAACGGTGTAACCGGATTCTTGAATAATGTTGGCGATGTAGATGGTATGGCTACTAACGCTATCTATATTTTGCAAGACAACCAAATTTTACAAACCTTTAAAGAGAACGCCATAAAAAGAGCTAAAGAATTTGATTTAAGCCTTATTCTGCCCGTTTATGAGAAATATTACGAAGAAGTAATAGAGAAAAGTAAAGTAGCAATCTAG
- a CDS encoding serine hydrolase domain-containing protein: MYPTKQKAGRLNIMKQVLSVIVLIIFLAVQACGQAQQNQKFNLEQIQEAKSNLVLLNNQQQIIPLKSLQNLKIASVTFDFQEAPLLDSMLAKYHSIHTENGNTFLNDLNGLEDDLKFYNLIIITLTNKTLNLPQVVNFIQDLASQKALVINFLGDGALLSKLDNIKQPILWSSQANAATAFIAPQAIFGGLSISAKLKETYSNQFKVNDGFETQTTRVGFAWPEELGLKTKDFENIDAIAEEAIQKKAAPGAVVLVAKDGKIIYNKAYGKHTYQSETLMGVDDIFDLASITKIAATTVAAMKLQEEGKLNLDAPVADYIARTRKTNKANIKVKDVMLHQAGFVPFIPFYKDLEKNAFSRVADENYTVKVADSFYLNTNYYRDVMWKQMLASPLTTPGKYVYSDLSMYFMKEIIEGIVQQPIPSYVSQNFYNKLGLETMVFNPRDRFKKGQIVPTEVDNYFRKTLLWGYVHDQGAAMAGGVAGHAGLFSNATDLAILMQMLLNKGSYGGEQFLKPETVTLFTQQQSPLSRRGLGFDRKDPDLSKKYPSTLASQETFGHTGYTGTCVWVDPAKQLIYIFLSNRVHPQVNNKLLDLNIRSRIHDEIYKAISKVD; the protein is encoded by the coding sequence TTGTATCCAACAAAACAAAAAGCTGGTCGTTTAAATATCATGAAACAAGTCTTAAGTGTAATAGTCTTAATAATTTTTTTAGCCGTTCAAGCTTGTGGTCAAGCTCAGCAAAATCAAAAGTTTAATTTAGAACAAATACAAGAAGCTAAAAGCAATTTGGTGCTTTTAAATAATCAGCAGCAAATTATTCCTTTAAAATCATTACAAAATTTAAAAATAGCGAGTGTAACTTTTGATTTTCAGGAAGCCCCACTTTTAGATAGTATGTTGGCTAAATACCATAGCATCCATACAGAAAACGGAAATACTTTTTTAAATGATTTAAACGGATTAGAAGACGACTTAAAGTTTTACAATCTCATCATCATTACCTTAACCAATAAAACTTTAAACCTGCCTCAGGTTGTTAATTTTATTCAAGATTTAGCCAGCCAAAAAGCTTTGGTTATAAATTTTTTAGGAGATGGAGCTTTACTTTCTAAACTGGATAATATTAAACAACCTATTTTATGGAGTAGCCAAGCCAATGCAGCAACGGCTTTTATAGCACCTCAGGCAATATTTGGCGGTTTATCAATCTCCGCAAAGTTAAAAGAAACCTATAGTAACCAATTTAAAGTAAATGATGGTTTTGAGACACAAACTACAAGAGTAGGCTTTGCATGGCCAGAAGAGTTAGGTTTAAAAACTAAAGATTTTGAAAATATAGATGCCATAGCGGAAGAAGCCATACAAAAAAAGGCTGCGCCTGGTGCAGTAGTGTTAGTAGCTAAGGATGGTAAAATTATTTACAACAAAGCTTACGGAAAACATACTTATCAATCAGAAACTTTAATGGGGGTTGATGATATTTTTGATTTAGCATCTATCACTAAAATTGCAGCAACAACAGTAGCTGCCATGAAATTACAAGAAGAAGGTAAACTTAATCTTGATGCTCCCGTAGCCGATTATATAGCCAGAACACGTAAAACTAATAAAGCTAATATTAAAGTGAAGGATGTGATGCTGCATCAGGCGGGTTTTGTGCCTTTTATTCCTTTTTATAAAGATTTAGAAAAGAATGCATTTAGTAGGGTAGCAGATGAAAATTACACAGTTAAAGTAGCCGATAGTTTCTATCTCAATACTAACTATTACCGAGATGTGATGTGGAAACAAATGTTGGCTAGTCCGCTAACAACGCCAGGTAAATATGTGTATAGCGATTTAAGTATGTATTTCATGAAAGAAATTATTGAAGGTATTGTTCAACAGCCTATTCCTAGTTATGTTAGTCAAAATTTCTACAATAAATTAGGTTTAGAAACTATGGTTTTTAACCCTAGAGATAGGTTTAAAAAAGGTCAGATTGTACCTACTGAGGTAGATAATTATTTCAGAAAAACATTGCTTTGGGGTTATGTACACGACCAAGGTGCGGCCATGGCTGGAGGTGTTGCCGGCCATGCAGGTTTATTTTCTAATGCTACAGATTTAGCAATACTGATGCAAATGCTTTTAAATAAAGGAAGCTATGGTGGAGAGCAGTTTTTAAAACCAGAAACAGTTACGCTTTTTACCCAACAGCAATCGCCATTAAGCAGAAGAGGTTTAGGTTTTGATAGAAAAGACCCAGATTTATCAAAAAAGTACCCATCGACTTTAGCTTCTCAAGAAACTTTTGGACATACAGGTTATACAGGTACATGTGTATGGGTAGATCCTGCTAAGCAGCTCATTTACATATTTTTATCAAACAGGGTTCATCCACAAGTCAATAATAAATTGTTGGATTTAAATATCCGCTCTCGTATTCATGATGAGATTTATAAAGCTATTTCTAAAGTAGATTAA
- a CDS encoding protein-export chaperone SecB has product MSQTPFSFKDFHVADFSIQRSPQKAGKIHLEVEPKGYVNNNNKSFLLELDVLVTDEIDSFKIKANCLGFFKFKDLKEKNIIIEDYFYINAPAIMFPFIRSFISAVTSLSGMETINIPVINFAKFLKDKLKDNIKEVE; this is encoded by the coding sequence ATGTCACAAACACCATTCAGTTTTAAAGATTTTCACGTAGCGGATTTTTCGATTCAAAGAAGTCCACAAAAAGCAGGGAAAATTCATCTTGAGGTAGAACCAAAAGGTTATGTCAATAATAATAATAAGTCTTTTTTATTAGAGTTAGATGTATTAGTTACTGACGAAATTGATTCTTTTAAAATCAAAGCAAACTGTTTAGGTTTCTTTAAGTTCAAAGATTTAAAGGAAAAAAATATAATAATCGAAGATTATTTTTACATCAATGCTCCTGCTATAATGTTTCCTTTTATTCGATCATTTATATCTGCAGTCACTTCGCTTTCAGGTATGGAAACAATAAATATACCTGTAATAAATTTTGCGAAATTTTTAAAGGATAAGCTTAAAGACAATATAAAAGAAGTTGAGTAA
- the mutL gene encoding DNA mismatch repair endonuclease MutL, with amino-acid sequence MPDIIQLLPDSVANQIAAGEVVQRPASAVKELIENAIDAGADKIQLIVKDAGKTLIQIIDNGCGMSATDARMCFERHATSKIRKAEDLFAIKTMGFRGEAMASIAAIAQVELKTRRHEDELGTKLVIEGSEVLSQEPCATTAGTSISVKNLFYNIPARRNFLKSNPVEMRHIIDEFQRVALAHPEIHFTLHHDGQEVYHLPQTQLKQRIIHLLGNNYNERLVPLDEETSIIEVKGFIGKPSFAKKTRGDQFFFVNKRFIKDPYLNHAVMTAYEDLLPDDCFPLYVLFIEIDPSKIDINVHPTKTEIKYQDEKAIYAIIRSAVKRSLGRYNITPTLDFNQETGFDRMISQKAWEDITPPAIQFNPNFNPFADEKKKDREIPFLRDLGEKKAIPQNWDTLYEISKEQKSVQSFFDLDSSSNTISSAVNGVSETETLSRQVFQIHQKYIISSIKSGFMLIDQQAAHERILYERFLSQLENHKGLSQQSLFPQTITLNTTDYALVTELLPAFQALGFQIRAFGKNTLVIEGVPADIPENNNLATMMEELIEGFKNNHTVLKLDKRDNLARTLAKNAAIKSGLKLSEEEMVDLIDQLFACQMPGIAINGKQIIVKISLEELAERFNKG; translated from the coding sequence TTGCCAGATATAATACAACTTTTACCAGATTCGGTTGCCAACCAGATTGCTGCCGGTGAGGTAGTACAAAGACCCGCTTCTGCTGTAAAAGAACTCATAGAAAATGCGATAGATGCCGGTGCCGATAAAATTCAGCTGATTGTTAAAGATGCTGGCAAAACCCTTATCCAAATTATTGATAACGGTTGCGGTATGAGTGCGACAGACGCAAGAATGTGTTTTGAGCGACATGCAACATCAAAAATCAGAAAAGCTGAGGATTTATTTGCCATTAAAACCATGGGCTTTAGAGGAGAAGCGATGGCTTCTATTGCCGCCATTGCCCAAGTTGAGCTTAAAACACGAAGACACGAGGATGAATTAGGTACAAAACTGGTGATAGAAGGCTCAGAAGTTTTAAGTCAGGAACCTTGCGCTACAACTGCTGGTACATCCATATCGGTTAAGAATCTGTTTTATAATATCCCCGCAAGGAGAAACTTTTTAAAAAGTAACCCGGTAGAAATGCGTCATATTATTGATGAATTTCAACGGGTAGCATTAGCACATCCAGAAATACATTTTACCCTTCACCACGATGGGCAAGAGGTTTATCATTTGCCGCAAACACAGCTTAAGCAACGTATTATTCACCTTTTAGGAAATAATTACAATGAAAGGCTTGTCCCTCTAGACGAGGAAACCAGTATTATTGAGGTTAAAGGTTTTATTGGAAAGCCGTCTTTTGCTAAGAAAACACGTGGCGACCAGTTCTTTTTTGTAAACAAGCGTTTTATAAAAGACCCTTATTTAAACCACGCAGTGATGACAGCTTATGAGGATTTATTGCCTGATGACTGTTTCCCGCTGTATGTTTTATTTATTGAGATAGACCCATCTAAAATTGATATCAACGTTCATCCTACTAAAACAGAAATTAAATATCAGGATGAAAAAGCAATTTATGCCATCATTAGGTCTGCTGTAAAGCGCTCTTTAGGTAGGTATAACATTACGCCTACTTTAGATTTTAATCAGGAAACTGGTTTTGATAGGATGATATCGCAGAAAGCGTGGGAAGATATAACGCCTCCAGCTATACAATTTAATCCTAATTTTAATCCCTTTGCGGATGAAAAGAAAAAAGATAGAGAAATACCTTTTTTAAGAGATTTAGGAGAGAAAAAGGCTATCCCACAAAATTGGGACACCTTATATGAGATTAGCAAAGAACAGAAGTCTGTTCAATCATTTTTTGATTTAGATTCATCATCAAATACCATTTCATCGGCAGTAAATGGCGTTTCAGAAACCGAAACTTTAAGCAGACAGGTTTTTCAAATCCATCAGAAATATATTATTTCTTCGATAAAATCTGGCTTTATGCTGATAGACCAACAAGCGGCACATGAGCGTATTTTGTACGAACGCTTTTTATCACAGTTAGAAAATCATAAAGGCTTAAGTCAGCAAAGTTTATTTCCACAAACCATCACTTTAAACACCACAGATTATGCTTTGGTAACCGAATTGCTTCCTGCTTTTCAGGCATTAGGTTTCCAGATTAGAGCGTTTGGTAAAAACACATTAGTCATAGAAGGTGTACCGGCAGATATTCCGGAAAACAATAATTTGGCTACCATGATGGAAGAATTAATTGAAGGTTTTAAAAACAATCATACCGTTTTAAAGCTTGATAAGAGAGATAATTTAGCCAGAACACTTGCTAAAAATGCTGCCATTAAAAGTGGACTTAAATTAAGTGAAGAAGAAATGGTTGATTTAATAGACCAACTGTTTGCTTGCCAAATGCCAGGCATCGCCATTAATGGCAAACAAATTATAGTAAAAATAAGCTTAGAAGAATTAGCAGAACGCTTTAACAAAGGCTAG
- a CDS encoding rhomboid family intramembrane serine protease has protein sequence MREFRPLGNTIFPPVVKNLLIINGIVFLATNVFQNSLGFDMYQHFALYYYESPNFRIWQFITHLFMHGDFMHIFSNMLALWMFGAVLENFFGSKKFLQYYILTGLGAALLHTGVQYIELSSFIENSRDYLANPTLGRFGQFIENTVPEAYQRDFNSLYNFWQADPTSLNAKNNSVELVKQLTDIKINIPTVGASGAVFGLLLAFGMLFPNAVIYLYFFFPLKAKYFVFFYGLFELYSGIANNPDDNVAHFAHLGGMLIGFILIKLWRVRRPGDYF, from the coding sequence ATGAGAGAATTTAGGCCATTAGGCAACACTATATTTCCGCCAGTTGTAAAAAACCTATTGATTATCAATGGTATTGTTTTTTTGGCCACCAATGTTTTTCAAAACAGCTTAGGTTTTGATATGTACCAGCATTTTGCGCTGTACTATTACGAGTCGCCAAATTTTAGAATATGGCAATTTATAACGCATTTATTTATGCATGGAGATTTTATGCATATTTTCTCTAATATGCTGGCTTTGTGGATGTTTGGTGCTGTACTGGAAAACTTCTTTGGCTCTAAAAAATTCTTACAATATTATATTTTAACTGGACTTGGTGCGGCTCTTTTACATACCGGAGTGCAGTATATAGAACTATCATCTTTTATAGAAAATTCAAGAGATTATTTAGCCAATCCAACCCTTGGGCGTTTTGGGCAGTTTATTGAAAATACTGTGCCTGAGGCGTATCAAAGAGATTTTAATAGCCTGTACAACTTTTGGCAAGCAGACCCAACAAGTTTAAACGCCAAAAACAATTCGGTTGAGCTGGTAAAACAACTTACAGATATTAAAATTAACATCCCTACTGTTGGTGCTTCTGGTGCTGTTTTTGGTTTGTTATTAGCTTTTGGGATGTTATTCCCCAATGCAGTTATATATTTATATTTCTTTTTCCCGTTAAAGGCTAAATACTTTGTGTTTTTTTATGGTTTATTTGAGCTTTACAGCGGTATAGCCAACAACCCAGACGACAATGTAGCTCACTTTGCCCATTTGGGGGGTATGCTTATCGGTTTTATTTTGATAAAACTGTGGCGAGTGAGAAGACCTGGTGATTATTTTTAA
- a CDS encoding rhomboid family protein translates to MNTIQELRYKIFNSGSRVNLFIGINVIVFLAFNLIRVVQWLFTRQTTVYETIIDYLAVPTYTKELLFKFWTPFTYMFLHNGVFHILFNMLWLFWMGRIFEEFLNTKKLTFVYLAGGLAGAFLFIISYNFLPAFSNQVMFATAVGASAAVTAIIVATATLLPDYTISLLLFGPVKLKWIALIYIVLDIISLAGANAGGHMAHLGGAIFGFFYIKSLQNGRDWSKPFINLFKPRKKLKVVSTNYSKPHQENIHPDQKTIDEILDKISQSGYDKLTKKEKEILFRASKSNEEK, encoded by the coding sequence ATGAATACCATCCAAGAATTACGATATAAAATTTTTAACTCGGGTAGTAGGGTAAATCTTTTTATTGGGATAAATGTGATTGTATTTCTGGCTTTTAACCTCATAAGGGTTGTACAATGGTTGTTTACCAGACAAACTACCGTTTATGAAACCATTATTGATTATTTAGCTGTACCTACTTATACCAAAGAGCTTTTATTTAAATTTTGGACACCTTTTACCTATATGTTTTTACATAATGGCGTGTTTCATATTCTATTTAACATGCTTTGGTTGTTTTGGATGGGAAGAATTTTCGAAGAGTTTTTAAATACTAAAAAACTAACTTTTGTTTATTTAGCTGGCGGATTAGCAGGAGCTTTTTTATTCATCATTAGCTATAATTTTCTTCCTGCATTTTCTAATCAGGTGATGTTTGCAACAGCTGTAGGTGCATCTGCTGCTGTTACCGCAATTATTGTGGCTACGGCAACCTTATTGCCCGATTATACTATTTCTTTACTGCTATTTGGGCCTGTTAAGTTAAAATGGATTGCTTTAATTTATATTGTTTTAGATATTATCAGCTTAGCAGGTGCTAATGCTGGAGGGCATATGGCGCATTTAGGAGGTGCTATTTTTGGTTTTTTCTATATCAAGTCTTTACAAAACGGCAGAGATTGGAGCAAGCCTTTTATCAACCTGTTTAAACCACGTAAAAAGCTTAAAGTAGTTTCAACAAATTATAGTAAACCACATCAAGAAAACATACATCCAGACCAAAAAACTATCGATGAAATTTTAGATAAAATATCGCAATCAGGTTATGATAAGCTAACCAAAAAAGAGAAAGAAATTTTATTTAGAGCCAGCAAAAGCAATGAGGAAAAATAA
- a CDS encoding endonuclease/exonuclease/phosphatase family protein, with the protein MRKNKKISLVSKFILFINILVIIGLFLSYLAKYTNPADYWFIAFFGLSYPIILFLNFLIILYWLIRKKWYALISIISILLGYNSLTSTIGFRGKTESSFVTDSNTLKLMTYNVHYFKKFGLELDTHTRSGIFNLLRNEQPDIIGFQEFFTRNKGKYNIKDSVFNILDTKYYYYNPSVDNNYESSGIAVFSKLPIKAKGNIDLKDDTKGNQGIWVDIEKNNKIFRVFIVHLASISFQPEDYSYLNKLKQDLNTEEDLNSGKRIIKRLKNAFIKRSMQVKYLQAYIDSCKTPYIIMGDFNDTPVSYTLHTLKKDIKNGFEEKGSGLGITYNGDFPNFQIDYILASKEFDFKTYKIIKKTFSDHYPVRCNVTLAD; encoded by the coding sequence ATGAGGAAAAATAAAAAAATAAGTCTCGTTAGTAAGTTTATTCTATTTATTAATATACTGGTAATTATTGGTTTATTTTTAAGCTATTTGGCAAAATACACCAACCCGGCAGACTATTGGTTTATTGCGTTTTTCGGCCTTTCTTATCCCATTATCCTTTTCCTCAATTTCTTGATTATCCTCTATTGGCTCATCAGAAAAAAATGGTACGCCTTAATTTCTATCATCAGTATTTTATTAGGTTATAATTCGCTAACATCTACCATAGGTTTTAGAGGAAAAACAGAAAGTAGCTTTGTTACAGATAGTAACACGCTAAAATTGATGACTTATAATGTTCATTATTTTAAAAAATTTGGTCTAGAGCTTGATACCCATACCAGATCTGGCATTTTTAATCTCCTCAGAAATGAGCAACCCGATATTATAGGTTTTCAAGAGTTTTTCACCAGAAATAAAGGCAAATACAACATTAAAGATTCGGTTTTTAACATATTAGATACCAAATATTATTATTACAATCCTTCGGTAGATAATAATTATGAATCTTCTGGTATTGCCGTATTTAGCAAATTGCCCATAAAAGCTAAGGGCAATATAGATTTAAAAGACGACACAAAAGGCAATCAAGGTATTTGGGTTGATATTGAGAAAAACAACAAAATTTTTAGGGTTTTTATAGTGCATTTAGCTTCCATATCTTTCCAGCCAGAGGATTATAGCTACCTCAATAAATTAAAACAAGATTTAAATACTGAGGAAGATTTAAACTCGGGCAAAAGAATCATCAAAAGGTTAAAAAATGCTTTTATCAAAAGGAGTATGCAGGTAAAATATCTACAAGCTTATATTGATTCTTGCAAAACGCCATATATCATCATGGGCGATTTTAACGACACCCCAGTTTCATACACTTTACATACACTAAAAAAGGATATTAAAAACGGTTTCGAAGAAAAAGGTAGCGGCTTAGGCATTACCTATAACGGCGATTTTCCTAATTTTCAGATAGATTACATCTTGGCTTCAAAAGAATTTGATTTTAAAACTTACAAAATCATAAAAAAAACTTTTTCAGACCATTATCCTGTTAGATGTAATGTAACTTTGGCAGATTAA
- the cysS gene encoding cysteine--tRNA ligase, with amino-acid sequence MHNNLTIYNTISRKKEEFKALNPPYVGMYVCGPTVYSDVHLGNCRTFISFDLIYRYLKHLGYTVRYVRNITDAGHLEGDGDSGEDKISKKAKLASLEPMEIVQQYTNGFHNMMAVFNVSPPSIEPTATGHIIEQIEMVKTIIEKGFAYETNGSVYFDVEKYNQTQDYGILNNRKLEDLLNNTRDLGGQDEKKGKLDFALWIKAKPEHLMQWPSPWGMGFPGWHLECSAMSNKYLGEQFDIHGGGMDLAPTHHTNEIAQNVASCGKHPANYWIHTNMLTVNGQKMSKSLGNSFLPHELFSGQHPLLQKGYSPMVVKFFMLQAHYRSTLDFSNEALDASEKGFKRLMAALALLDKVKTSAQSEVDVKALEEKFSKAMNDDFNSPILIAELFDAVRIINSIYDGKTAISADDLAALKNLIQAYVFDILGLQDENQAHDIEPLISFLINIRKEAKENKDYVTSDKIRIGLQEIGYQLKDSKEGTTWSKI; translated from the coding sequence ATGCACAACAATCTTACTATTTATAATACCATATCCAGAAAGAAAGAAGAATTTAAGGCTTTAAACCCACCTTATGTAGGGATGTACGTTTGCGGACCAACCGTTTATAGCGATGTACATTTAGGAAACTGCCGCACTTTTATTTCTTTTGATTTGATTTATAGATACCTAAAACATTTAGGTTATACGGTAAGATATGTAAGAAATATTACTGATGCTGGCCACTTAGAAGGTGATGGCGATAGCGGAGAAGATAAAATCTCTAAAAAAGCAAAACTAGCATCTTTAGAGCCTATGGAGATTGTACAACAATATACCAATGGTTTCCATAATATGATGGCTGTGTTTAATGTTTCGCCACCTAGTATAGAACCAACAGCTACCGGGCATATCATAGAGCAGATAGAAATGGTTAAAACCATTATAGAAAAAGGCTTTGCTTATGAAACCAATGGCTCGGTATATTTTGATGTTGAGAAATACAACCAAACACAAGATTATGGTATTTTAAACAATCGTAAGCTTGAAGATTTATTAAACAATACCAGAGACTTAGGTGGCCAAGATGAGAAAAAAGGTAAACTTGATTTTGCTCTTTGGATAAAAGCTAAGCCAGAACATTTAATGCAATGGCCCTCGCCGTGGGGAATGGGCTTTCCTGGTTGGCATTTAGAATGCTCTGCCATGAGTAATAAATACTTGGGAGAACAATTTGACATACATGGTGGCGGTATGGATTTAGCTCCTACACACCATACCAATGAAATTGCCCAAAATGTGGCTTCTTGCGGCAAGCATCCGGCTAATTATTGGATACACACCAATATGCTTACGGTTAACGGACAAAAAATGTCTAAATCTTTAGGAAATAGCTTTTTACCACACGAGCTTTTCTCTGGCCAACATCCCTTACTACAAAAAGGCTATAGCCCAATGGTGGTGAAGTTTTTTATGCTGCAAGCGCATTATAGAAGCACCTTAGATTTCTCTAACGAAGCCCTAGATGCTAGCGAAAAAGGCTTTAAAAGGTTAATGGCTGCCTTAGCACTCTTAGATAAAGTTAAAACATCTGCCCAGTCTGAAGTTGATGTTAAAGCTTTAGAAGAAAAGTTTTCCAAGGCGATGAATGATGATTTTAACTCGCCTATTCTTATTGCTGAGCTTTTTGATGCCGTTAGAATAATCAATTCTATTTACGATGGAAAAACAGCAATCTCCGCTGATGATTTAGCTGCTTTAAAAAATCTTATTCAAGCTTATGTTTTTGATATTTTAGGCTTACAAGATGAAAATCAGGCGCATGATATAGAACCTTTAATAAGTTTCTTGATTAATATCCGTAAAGAAGCTAAAGAGAACAAAGATTATGTTACTTCAGATAAAATAAGAATAGGACTACAAGAAATTGGCTACCAGTTAAAGGATAGTAAAGAAGGCACAACATGGTCTAAAATTTAG